One genomic region from Magallana gigas chromosome 3, xbMagGiga1.1, whole genome shotgun sequence encodes:
- the LOC136273464 gene encoding uncharacterized protein — protein sequence MGTQTLVIRTLTLVIGMETLMMGILTLVMSVQTLVTDTHTLVIRTLTLETLVMGIPTLVMGVQTLVIGTQTLVIRTLTLVIDMKTLVMGLLTLVMGVQTRVIGILTLVMGVQTPLLGTQTLVMDIMTLVIGMETLVMDPGDGHIDSGDTYTDPGDSYGDPDDGYINTGHECTDSGD from the exons atgggcacacagactctggtgatacgtactctgaccctggtgataggtatggagaccctgatgatgggtattCTAACCCTGGTCATGAGTGTACAGACTCTAGTGACTGACACACacactctggtgatacgtactctgaccctggagaccctggtgatgggtataccgACCCTGgtcatgggtgtacagaccctggtgataggcacacagactctggtgatacgtactctgaccctggtgattg atatgaagaccctggtgatgggtttactgaccctggttatgggtgtacagacccgggtgattggtatactgaccctggtgatgggtgtacagaccccgtTGTTGGGCACACAAACACTAGTGATGGATataatgaccctggtgataggtatggagaccctggtgatgg accctggtgatgggcacatagactctggtgatacgtacactgaccctggtgatagctatggagaccctgatgatgggtatatTAACACTGGTCatgagtgtacagactctggtgactga